The proteins below come from a single Prochlorococcus marinus CUG1415 genomic window:
- the ftsH gene encoding ATP-dependent zinc metalloprotease FtsH translates to MFSSKFSYSNSKSSYSDLLEDIESGNIESIFFYPRQREIDVLYKNGDKFKIPILYNDQLILEKATENKVELTINNSRKESAAANSFASISLFLIFILAIILILRSTSKLASRAFGFSKNQSKFVTIEDVDTRFDDVAGVPEAAEELKEVITFLNEPKKFDNLGAKVPKGVLLIGPPGTGKTLLAKAIAGESGVPFLSIAASEFVELFVGVGASRVRDLFAKAKEKSPCIIFIDEIDSIGRQRGSGIGGGNDEREQTLNQLLTELDGFADNSGIIVLAATNRPDILDAALLRPGRFDRKIEVMLPDLDGRKKILSVHSLSKPLSSKVDLGYWASRTVGFSGADLANLMNESAIHCARNESKFISDFHIENALDKITIGLRTSLITSLNMKKIIAYNEVGRAIVSAVRNGIESVDKITILPRSGSLGGYTKICPDEDAISSGLISKKFLFSKIEIALAGRAAETIVFGASEITQCSINHISYATNIVREMVTKYGFSIIGPISMDSENSDIYMGEGLFRRKPLIADNTSSMIDNEIIKITNISLKNSIEILKRNRLLLDKLVDILLTVETVDKQLFKSTSSKLLKV, encoded by the coding sequence GTGTTTAGTTCAAAATTCTCATATTCAAATTCTAAATCAAGTTATTCGGATCTTCTAGAAGATATAGAGTCGGGGAACATAGAATCTATATTTTTCTATCCTAGGCAGAGAGAAATTGATGTTTTGTATAAAAATGGTGATAAATTTAAAATACCTATACTTTATAACGATCAATTAATCCTTGAAAAGGCTACTGAAAATAAAGTCGAACTTACTATTAACAATAGTAGAAAAGAATCTGCAGCAGCTAATTCGTTTGCTTCAATCAGTCTTTTTCTAATTTTTATATTAGCTATAATTTTAATTTTGAGGAGCACATCAAAATTAGCTTCTAGAGCTTTTGGTTTTAGCAAAAATCAATCTAAATTTGTAACTATTGAAGATGTAGATACGAGATTTGACGATGTAGCGGGAGTTCCTGAAGCTGCTGAAGAATTGAAAGAGGTAATAACTTTTTTGAACGAACCAAAAAAGTTTGATAATCTTGGAGCAAAAGTTCCTAAAGGAGTTCTTTTGATTGGCCCTCCTGGCACTGGTAAGACATTATTGGCTAAAGCAATTGCGGGTGAATCAGGAGTACCTTTTCTTTCAATAGCAGCATCAGAGTTTGTAGAACTTTTTGTTGGTGTTGGTGCAAGTCGAGTTCGAGATCTATTCGCTAAGGCAAAAGAAAAATCACCTTGTATAATTTTTATTGATGAAATTGATTCTATTGGTAGGCAAAGAGGCTCTGGAATCGGAGGTGGAAATGATGAAAGAGAGCAAACTCTCAATCAACTTCTAACTGAATTAGATGGTTTTGCTGATAATTCAGGGATTATTGTTTTAGCAGCAACAAATAGACCAGATATCCTAGATGCAGCTTTATTAAGACCAGGCCGATTTGATAGAAAAATAGAAGTAATGCTTCCAGATTTAGATGGAAGAAAAAAAATTCTTTCAGTTCATTCTCTTTCAAAACCACTTTCAAGCAAAGTTGACTTAGGATATTGGGCTTCAAGAACAGTTGGTTTCTCAGGTGCAGATTTAGCAAATTTGATGAATGAGAGTGCTATTCACTGTGCAAGAAATGAATCCAAATTTATAAGTGATTTTCATATAGAAAATGCTCTAGATAAAATTACTATTGGGCTGAGAACTTCATTAATAACCTCTCTCAATATGAAAAAAATAATTGCTTATAACGAAGTAGGCAGAGCAATTGTTTCAGCAGTAAGAAATGGAATTGAATCTGTAGATAAGATAACTATTTTACCTAGATCTGGCTCTTTAGGAGGTTATACAAAAATCTGTCCAGATGAAGATGCAATTTCAAGTGGCTTGATTTCAAAAAAATTTTTATTTTCAAAAATTGAAATTGCTCTAGCAGGAAGAGCTGCAGAAACTATCGTTTTTGGTGCAAGTGAAATTACACAATGCTCTATAAACCATATTTCCTATGCGACAAATATCGTAAGAGAAATGGTCACAAAATATGGATTTTCAATTATTGGTCCAATCTCTATGGACTCTGAAAATAGTGATATTTATATGGGAGAAGGATTATTCAGAAGAAAGCCTCTCATAGCTGATAATACTAGTTCTATGATTGATAATGAAATCATAAAGATTACTAATATTTCGTTAAAAAATTCAATAGAAATATTGAAAAGAAATAGATTATTACTAGATAAATTAGTTGATATACTTTTAACCGTAGAAACTGTAGATAAACAATTGTTTAAATCAACATCTTCTAAATTGTTGAAAGTTTGA
- the rpmF gene encoding 50S ribosomal protein L32 — MAVPKKKKSKSKRNHRHAVWKGKAALAAQKAISLGKSVLTGKAQGFVYPIEEEEEEE; from the coding sequence ATGGCTGTACCAAAGAAGAAAAAATCAAAGAGCAAAAGGAACCACAGGCATGCTGTCTGGAAAGGAAAAGCAGCATTAGCGGCTCAAAAAGCTATATCTTTAGGCAAATCAGTTTTAACTGGGAAAGCTCAAGGATTTGTTTACCCTATTGAAGAAGAAGAAGAAGAAGAGTAA
- a CDS encoding DUF565 domain-containing protein yields MQKTNFSRITYQLNNLFFGFLSDTWRSKSISLISVLTGYFLFANFGTKFISEGKHELIMVPIIIVFAEIIIRIKPSSSSKFYYLWSTVDKFRIGAIYAVILEAFKLGS; encoded by the coding sequence ATGCAAAAAACTAATTTTTCAAGAATTACATATCAGCTAAATAATTTATTTTTTGGCTTTCTGAGTGATACTTGGAGGTCAAAATCTATTAGTCTAATTTCTGTTTTGACAGGTTATTTTTTGTTTGCAAATTTTGGTACAAAATTTATATCTGAAGGTAAACATGAGTTAATTATGGTTCCCATTATTATCGTATTTGCTGAAATTATTATAAGAATTAAGCCTTCCTCAAGTTCAAAATTTTATTATCTATGGTCCACAGTTGATAAATTTCGAATCGGTGCAATCTATGCCGTTATACTTGAGGCATTTAAATTAGGATCTTAA